A stretch of DNA from bacterium:
GTTCCAACACCTCGTCGGGGTCGCCGCACAACAGGAACCCCGCGGCGATGCGCTCCTCCACGTCTTCGATGGTCGGCTCGGGCACCAACTCGGGGTACACCGGCAGGCCTTCGGGCTTGGGGAAGGTGTCGTGGTATTTGAACACCAGTGACTGGAGGTAGCTGAGCTGCATCTGCTCGCACACCACCCGGCGGGCCTCCTGGCCGTCTTCCAGGCACACCAGGCCGTTGGCGATCATCACATTGTCGTTCACGTATTCGCCGGCGGGCTCGGCATGGGGGATGGCGTTCTTGTAGGCCTCCACATGGGGGGCCATGTCGTAGATGGCCGACACGTTGAACCCCAGTACACCGAGTCCGTGGCGAGCGGCCTTCTCATAGGTGGGGGTGTTGCCCGCCGCCACCCACATGGGCGGGTGGGAGTGGCAGTAGGGCTTGGGGAGCACGTTGAACGCGCCCCAGGTGCCGGTCTCGGGGGTCTGGAAGGCGGTGCCGTCGGGGTGCGAGTAAGCGGTGCTGCCCCATATCTTCTTGAACTCCCAGATCACCTCGTCCCAGTTGGTTTTGGTCTCCAACGGGTCGATGCCGAAGCCGCCGATCTCGTGGCTGCCCGCCCCTCGGCCGGTGCCGAACTCGAACCGGCCCTTGCTCATGTGGTCGAGCATGGCCACCCGTTCGGCCAGCTTGATGGGGTGGTTCACGATGGGGTTCAGGTTGAAGATGCCCGACCCCATGTGGATCTGTGAGGTCTGGGCGAAGGAGTAGGCCATGAACACCTCGCTGGCTGAGGTGTGGGAGTAGTCCTCCAGGAAGTGGTGCTCGCTCACCCAGATGTACTTCCAATTGTGCTGGTCGGCGACCCGCACCATCTCCAGTTCGTTCTCAAAGGCCTGGTGCTCCCAGTAGGGGCTCCGGGCCCCACCCCGACGAGGTGATCCCTGCAAGAAAATGGCGAACTCCACGACGCTCCTCCCTCTGTCGCTGCGCCCGCAGACTACTCGCCGGTTTCTTGGCAGGCTCAGCCCGACGAGAGGTCGAGAACTACCCGGCCGATCACCTCTCTGGACTCCAGGGCGGCCATGGCCTCGGGAAGTTCTTCGAACCGATAGGAGGCCGTGACCACCGAGTTGATACTGCCCGCATCCCACAACGCGCTGAGCTCGCGGTGGTCGGCCTGCCTCTCCTCCCGGCTATAGCGGGCCGGGATGGCTCCCACCACCGAGTAGTTGCGCTGCACGACGTGGCGGACGTTCACCGGCGCCCACTCGCCGCTGGCGAAACCAATGAGCACGATGCGGGCGTCGCGGGCCACGCACCGGGTAGCGGCGGTGTAGGCGTCGCCCCCCACCGGGTCATACACCATGTCTACCCCTCGTCCATCGGTCAGTTCCATGACCGCGGCGGCGATATCGCCTTCCCGATGGTCCACCGTCTGGTGGGCGCCGAAACCCGCCGCCGCCTCGCAGCGCTCCGGACCACCGGCCACGGCTATCACCCTCGCGCCCAGTGCGGCCCCCAGCGAACAGGCTGCGGCTCCGGTGCCGCCGGCCGCGCCGAGCACCAGCAGGGTCTCCGCCGCCGCTAGTCCGCCCCGTCGGACTAGGCCTATCCAGGCCGTGTGGTAGGGGATCAGGAATCCGGCCGCGGCGGCGTCGTCCATGGAGTCGGGCACGGTGAACCACGAGTGGCCCAGGCCCAGGCACTGTTCGGCAAAACCACCGTCGCCGGTTTGGAAGGAGGTGACGGTCATCACCTGTTGACCGGGCTCCAGTTCCACCCCGTCGCCCGCCTGGACCACCGTCCCACACACCTCTTGGCCTGAAGTGAACGAACCCTCCTTCGGTGCCAGCGGGTACGTCCCCTTGCACATGAAGACGTCGGGCAGGCCGACACCCACCGCGCCCACCTCCATCAGAAACGTCCCCTCCCGAAGATCGGGCACGGGCTTGTCGATCAGCCGAAGCACCTCACCCGGCACCCCCGTACCTTCAACCACCCAAGCTTTCATGGCCCCAAGCATTCCCCACCTGGCCTGAAGTCCACCAGCCGACCACCGAAGTGCCAAGCTACCCCTATGGCTGACCGCTATGGGCTGGAAACCATCGCCACCGGGCTAGACAGCGGGGTGCTCACCGCCACGTTGAATCGTCCCGATCGGGGCAACGGCCTCAACAAGCAAATGCACTTGGACCTGCGGGACCTGTATCGCCGCATCGCCGAGGACTCCGATGTGCGGACGGTGGTACTCACCGGGGCGGGGCGTTCGTTCTGCGTGGGGGCCGATTTCGCGGTGATGGAAGAGAATCTGGAAACTGGCTATCCCGAGGGCCGTCCCGACCTGCTCGACGACGGCATCGACATCGCCCGGGGGGCGCTGCGGGTCCGCCAGCCCATGGTGGCCGCGGTAAACGGCCACGCAATCGGGCTGGGCGCGTCGCTGGCCCTGTTCTGCGACGTCGTCTACATGAGCGATGCGGCCCGAATCGGAGACCCCCATGTGAACGCCGGGTTGGTGGCCGGGGACGGGGGAGCGGTGCTGTGGCCGCTATTGGTGGGACTCAACCGGGCCAAGGAACTGCTCATGACCGGCGACCTGTTGGTAGCCGACCAGGCCGAGCGATTCGGGCTGGTCAACCACGTGGTCCCGGCCGACGAAGTGCTGGCGTCGGCTGTCGCAATGGCCCAACGGCTGGCCGCCGGACCCCGCCACGCCATCGAGTTCAACAAGCGGCTGTGCAACAAGGAGCTGGAAGACCGGGTCAACCGCCTCTACGACCTGGCCTTCGCGCTGGAGGCCATCACCTTCGACACCGACGACCACCGGGAGGCGGTGGACGCCTTCTTGAACAAGCGTACTCCGAACTTCGACCGCGGCGACAAGGGCTGACTGTGGCCAACCACAAGCTCTACATCCACGAGTTCATCGACATCATCGGCCATAACCGGGCCAACTACATGCACCACATGACGGCCAACTGGTCGCCCATCGCCCAAGACGAGCGCGACCAGCTCTGCTACGGGGTGTGGGCCATCGTCGGCACCACCAGGGGTTGGCCGCAGGTGCTGAATCTGTGGGAGGAGGACGGCTGGGACGGCATGGCAACCTCGTTCCGCCTCGAGTGCCAGGGCGCTGGGGCCCAAGACCCCAAGTTGGCCAAGTGGTGGGCGCAGGCGGCCAACTACCGGCGCTCGGGCACCGACCGCTTGCTGGTGCCCGCGCCGTGGACCCGGACTATTGAGGAACTGTGCGCCGACGGGGTGACCGGCGAGTGCTACGCCCACGAGCAGGTGAGCCTCAAGCGAGGAGCATCAGCCGAATTCTTGGAGCGGGTGCGAACCGACGCCGTCGCCGCCTATGAGCCTTTCGGCTGGGAGCTGGCCGGAGCATGGGAGACGGCCATGGTGGCCGACGACGAGGCCTTTTTGCTGTGGGCCATCCCCACCTGGGGGGCGTGGGCCGAATTCGAAAAGGCCCAGCGCACCGATCAGGGACTGGCCCAGTGGAGGGCCGCGGTGGACGACCTGGTGGAGGGCTGGCACCGGTTCCTTCTAGTGGACGCCCCGCTGTCTCCGTTCCGCACCGGCCGCCAACCAGCCCGCGGCGACCGGATCGACTACGAGGACCTCTGAACGCGATCTCCTGCGGGCAATCGACTACGAGGATCTCTAGCGGCTTAGACCGCGATCTTGTAAAGCTTGGCGGCGTTGTCCTGGAGCACCTTGCGGGCCACGTCGTCGTCCACGTCGGCCAAGGCGTTGGACGCCTGCTCGAGGCCGAAGGGGTAGAGGCAGGTGGGGTGGGGGAAGTCGGTCTCGAACAGCACGTTGTCGGGGCCGATCTGGTTGATGAGTTTGTCTGGGGACAGGTCCTCGAACCAGTAACAGCCGTACATCTGGCGGCGGAAGTACTCGCTGGGGCTCAGGCTGAACTGGGCCTGCACGTCGGTAGTGAGCTGGTCCATCTGGTAGTCCAGCGACTCCAGCACAAACGGGATCCAGCCGACTCCCGACTCCACCGACACGATCTTGAGCGTGGGGTGGCGTTCCAGCACGCCGGAGAAGATCAGGTTGGCCAGCACCCGGGCGTTGGTCAGATACATCATGGCTGAGCCGATGGCCAGCTTCTGGTCGTCGCCCTGCGATGGCCACGGCGAGGTGCCGAACCAGCCCATCGAGCTCTCGCTAGCCCCGATGTGGAAGTTCACCGGCAACTCGTGGTCGCAGCAGAACTCCCACAGCGGCCGCCACGCCTCCTCGCCCAGATCGGGCAGTCCCCGGAGTTGGGGGTCGCTGCACATCACCAGGCCCCGCAAGCCCAAGCCGACGATGCGCTCGGCCTCGGCCAGCGATCCCTCTATGTCCCACCACGGGATCAGCCCCATGGGGAACAGCCGCTCGCCGGAGTTCTCCTGGATCTCGGCCATGGCGTCGTTGTACACCGACACACACAGGCGCTTGAGTTCCACGTCCTCGATCTGGCCGAACTTCTGGCTGCCGAAACCGGCCAGGTTGGGGTAGATGATCTGAGCGTGGATGCCGATCTGGTCCATGACCTCCACCCGGGCGTCCATGTCGTAGGCACCGGGATGGACTTCGTCGATGGTCCAGCCCATGAATTCGGTGCCTAGGGCCTTACTGCCGTCAGGACGCACCACCCCGCTGGCGGTGGCGAAGCCCAGGGTCTCACCGTCGAGGACCCAATGGGGCCGTCCGTCCACATCGGCCACCTTCGGGAGGCGGTCGACGTAGTCCGCCGGCGCCCGGCTGCTCCACAGGTCGTGGGGCTCGGTCAAGTGGGTGTCGACGTCGATAACTCGGATCTGATCTCGCGTTGCGGCCATGCCCAAGTCTGGCACGATCTTGCCCTTGATTGCCCAGCGAATGTACTGATCAGAGCAGGCCACTAGAGTGGCGCAGGTCGAATAGTCCAGGGGGAAATAATCGGGTGGGCGAGTTCATCCAATTGCTTGTGAGCGGGGCCATTGCCGGTTCCATCTACTCGCTGATCGCCGCCGGGCTCACGCTGAGCTACACCTCCACCGGCATCTTCAACCTGGCCTATGGGGGTATCGCCTACACCTCCGCGATGCTCTACTTCCAGCTCATCAATGCCCTGGGCATCGAGAGCTTGGGCATGAGGCTGCTGTCGTTCTTCCTCGTGGTGCTGGTGTTCTGCCCGCTGCTCGGGCAGCTCCTGAACGTGGCGGTGTTCCGACCCCTGGCCCGGGCCAACGACGCGGCCAAAGTCATGGCCACCATCGGAATTTTGGTGGCGTTGCCTGCGCTCACCGATTTGCTGGTCGACCTGGGCACCAAGACGTGGGACTGGGGACTGCAATCCACCGACTACGTGTTCCTCACCCCCGGGGTGTGGAAGGTGCCCAGCGAGACTTGGCCCTACGACCTGGATGTTGTCGGCCTTGACGGCATCCGACTGCTCATTAGCAGCAACCAGTGGACGGTGCTGGTGGTAGCGGCAGTTGTCGCGGTGGCGCTGTGGGCCCTAATGCGCCACACCCGCATCGGGCTCCAGATGCGGGCAGTGGTGGACCGTCCCGATTTGGCCGGTTTGCGAGGGGTCAGCGAATCGTTCACCTCGTCGGCCGCCTGGATCATCGGCACCATGCTGGCCGGGCTGGCTGGGGTGATCGGCGCACCGGTGTTCAACTCTCTCGAGTCCAATCAGTACAACGTGTTCATGTTCATCGCTACCGCCGCCGCGGTAGTAGGCGGTTTGCGCTCCATTCCGCTGGCTTTCGCTGGGGGAGTGGCCCTGGGCGTGGTCACCAGCTTGGTGGGCCGGTACGCCACGTTCGCCCAGGACATCCGGGGTTTCGAGAGCTCGGTGCCTTTCGTGGTGCTGCTGGTGGGGCTGCTGTTCATGGCCCGGGAGCGGACTCGTCGCAGCGGCGTAGTGGCCGACGCGCCTCCGGCCACCGTTTACACCGACGACCTGCCGGCATGGAGGGTGCAATTGCCCTGGGTTCTGGGGGCGGCGTTCATCGTGCTCCAGGTATTTGTCTTCGCCGATAAGTTCTGGTTGGGGCTGTGGGTCACCGGCTTGGCCTTTGGCCTGGTGTTCATGTCCTGGGTACTGCTCACCGGCCTGGGCGGTATGGTCAGCCTGGCCCAAGCGGCCTTCGTGACCATGGCCGCCATGACCGCCGGTCTGATCTTGGACAAGACCGGGCTGCCGTTCATTCCCGCGCTGATAGTGGCCGTGATAATCGCGGGGGTGCTCGGCGTGATCGTGGCCCTGCCCGCCCTGAGGTTGGGTGGTTTGCCCTTGGCCCTGGCCACCCTCGCGCTGGCCTTCATGAGCGAGCGGGTGCTGTTCGAGTGGAGCTGGTTCAAAAACGGGCAGGGCACCAAGGGGTGGGACATCCCCCGCCCCCAACTGGGGCCGTTCGACTTCCAAGACACGAAGTCCCTGGCGGTGCTGCTGGTGATTCTGGTGTTGGCCGCGGCCTGGTTGGTGAGAAACCTCCAGCGCTCCGTGACCGGCCGGGCCATCATCGCGGTGCGCAACTCCGAACCTGCCGCAGCCACCTCGGGACATTCGATCGTTCGCACCAAGCTGGCGGTGTTCGCCCTGTCGGCGCTTTTGGCCGGGTTCGGCGGGGTGTTCTTTGCCACGTTCATCGGCAACGTGACCCCGTTCACCGCCACCACCCAAGCCGGGCTTTTCTGGCTGGCGGTAGTGATCTTGGTCGGCATCCGCCGTCCCGGCGCCGCGGTGATGGCCGGCATCATGGTGGCGGCCAGCGGCCACACGTTCGGTAAGGGCTGGCATTGGGATTGGATGGAGTCGTGGCATGTGGTGCTGGTGGCCTCGGTGTTCGGGGCGGCAGCGCTGGCCACCGCCGTCCGGGATCGTCAGGTGGGACTGCCGTTCTCGCCGCCCATCCTCGGTGTGCTGGCGGTTTTGGCCTTCATCTGCCTGGCCCGGGTCTACTCCTGGTATCCCATCGACTGGGACGGGTTCGACCAATACGACGAGGCCCGCAACATCACTGCCTTCATGTTCGGCCTCGGCGCCATGCAACTCGCTCGCGAGCCCGATGGAATCCTTGCGTTCACCGCCGCCCAGAACCGGGTCCGCCGCGACGCGTGGCGCCGGCGGCTGGCGGTGTGGCGGGGGGAGGTCTGGGTTGACGATGCGAGTCCGGTTCCCGAGCGCGTTCCGGCTACCCCTGCGGTTGACTCGGTGAAGTCCGACGCGCCGGAACCAGCCGAGGAGATGGGCGACCAGTACGTCGGCGATCACCCGCCAGCGCTGGAGTTGGTCAACGTGCGGGCCAGCTATGGGCTGGTGGAGGCCCTTCACGGCATCGACCTGTCGGTGCCCCGGGGCGAGATCACCGCACTGCTGGGACCCAACGGCGCGGGCAAGTCCACCACCTGCGCGGTGGCTTCGGGCCTTCTGCCCGCCACTCACGGCACCGTCCGGCTTGACGGGGAGGACATCACGGCGCTGCGCAGCCACCGCCGGGCCCGCCGGGGCGTGGTGCTGGCCCCCGAGGCTCGGGGAATCTTCAGCGGCCTCACCGTCCGAGAGAACATGCAGCTCTGGCTGTCCAACCCTGAAGACCGCGAACTGTGCTGTGATCGGTTCCCCATCCTGGGAGAGCGCCAGAACCAATTGGCCGGCAACCTCTCCGGGGGCGAGCAGCAGATCCTCACCCTGGCGCCGCTGCTAGCCCATCCCCCCGAAGTGCTGATCGCTGACGAACCGTCGCTGGGTCTGGCTCCGCTCATCGTGAACCAGATCTTGGAGTTGTTCATCGAGTTCAAAGAGCGGGGGGTGGCCCTGCTGCTGGTGGAGGAGAAGGCCCGCGACGTGCTGGAGATCGCCGACTCGGTGGCGTTCATCAGTCTGGGCCATATCACCTGGCACGGCCCCCGGTCCGAGGTGGACCACGACCAGCTAGACGCCGCCTACCTCGGGGAAGCCACTTCTACATCGGACTGACCATCTCGAGGATGACAGTCGAAGGTCGCTGTCCTACTATGTCGGCAGCCCAAATCTCGGAGGGGGACATGAAGAAATCATTGCTTTACAAGCTTCTCGCGCTCTTGGCTGCGTTGACGCTGGTGGTCGCTGCGTGCGGCAACGACGACGATGACGACGGAGCAGCCTCGCCTGCGCCTGAGGCCACCGAGGCTCCTATGGAAGATGACGACGATCACGAGCACGAAGATGACGGCGATCACGAGCACGAAGATGACGGCGATCACGAGCACGAAGATGACGGCGATCACGAGCACGAAGATGACGGCGATCACGAGCACGAAGATGACGGCGATCACGAGCACGAAGATGACGGCGATCACGAGCACGAAGAAGACGAGGAGCCCATGGACGATGGGGAGATGGCGACCTCCCGCACGTGGGGCGCCTTCACCTATGAGATTGACTTCGAGCCCTCCACCCGGGGTGTGAGCGACGACACCGTGCGCTTGGGTGCGATGACCCAGGATGCTCTGTACGGAGGTTTCACCGACGGCATTGACGCCCGACTCGGACGGGCCAACCGCGACGGCGAACTGCCCGGCGGTCGGCAGGTCGAACTCGTGCAATACGTGGACGATGGCAGCGATCCGCAGGCCAACTTCGAGGGTGCCCGCAGCATGGTGGAGAACGACGAGGTGTTCGGCATCATGGTCACCTCTGCGGTTTCGCTTCCCCAGACCACCGACTACCTGGCCGAGAACCAGGTGCCATTCACCGGCTGGGGATTCATGCCTGGGTTCTGCGCTCCCAACGACTGGGGATTCGGCTTCAACGGCTGCCTGAGTGGCTATGCCTTCGGAGTCGAGGGTGCCGATCCCCTCGTGTCGGTCCAGAACATCTGGTATGACTTCTTCGGCACCGAGGACATCCAGGTGGGCATCTTCAACAGCGACGATGACGCCGGCCGCGCCGGCCATGCGCTGTACGAAACGCTGTGGGCCGGCAAACTGGCCTTCAACGATTTCGTTCCCACTCAAACTGCGGGAGGCATCACCGATTCCACCCGGTTCGTGAACACGGTGTTGGAGCACAATCCCGACTTGGTGATCCTGTCCACCGACTTCGCCGGAGCCATCACTCTCAAGGCGTCCATCGCCGCTTCGGGATATGAGGGCCCGGTGGCCGACTATCTGACCTACGTACCCGGCCTCCCCGGCTCCAGCCCCGACTTGGGCCAGGCCCTAGAAGGCGGCTACGCCGTGACCCAGGTGCCTCCAGTTGAGGATTCGTCGCAGCCGGCCATCCAGCAGCTCTTGGCCGACTATGAGGCAGTCGGGGCCTTCCCCGGCTTCGGCAGCTTGGTGGGCTATTGGTCGGCCGATTTGATGATCCAGATGATTGCCGCTGCCGGCGAGGATCTGAACACCGCCAGCTTCTATCAGGCGGTCAACATCGACGGCTTTGAGACCACCCAGCAGTCCGGCGGTCTCGGCTCGGTGAAGTGGCCGGCCGACCACGTCATCGCCCCCGACTGCACTGGAATGGTGCAGGTAGTGGACGCCGAGTACGCGGTGGCCTACGACTTCGTCTGCTACGGCGACCCTGACCGGTAAGCCAACTGAACCAATAGCGACTGTGCCGGGCCCGATCGGCTGCCCCAACGGCGGCGGATCGGGCCCGGCCGCGTCCTAGGAGCAGTCCAAGCCGCTGACTGAGTGGCCAACTCCGAAGTGGCCAAAGCAGTGAATTAGGGTCGCAGCCATGTCAGATGCTCCGTGGACAACCATCTGCGAGTTGGTTGGCGACGCGGCCCGCCGGTTCCCCGACTTGGAGGCCCTGGTAGACGGCGATGTGCGCTGGACCTTCCCGGAGTTGCGCGATCGCGTCCGGGGCTCGGCCCGGGCTCTGATGGCCTCGGGCATCGAGCCGGGCGATCGGGTGGCGGTTTGGTCCCCCAATATCTGGGAATGGGTGGTGGCCGGGCTGGGGATTCATCTGGCCGGGGGCGTGTTGGTGCCGGTCAATACCCGGTTCAAGGGCCGCGAGGCCGATTTCATCCTCCAGAAGTCC
This window harbors:
- a CDS encoding LLM class flavin-dependent oxidoreductase → MEFAIFLQGSPRRGGARSPYWEHQAFENELEMVRVADQHNWKYIWVSEHHFLEDYSHTSASEVFMAYSFAQTSQIHMGSGIFNLNPIVNHPIKLAERVAMLDHMSKGRFEFGTGRGAGSHEIGGFGIDPLETKTNWDEVIWEFKKIWGSTAYSHPDGTAFQTPETGTWGAFNVLPKPYCHSHPPMWVAAGNTPTYEKAARHGLGVLGFNVSAIYDMAPHVEAYKNAIPHAEPAGEYVNDNVMIANGLVCLEDGQEARRVVCEQMQLSYLQSLVFKYHDTFPKPEGLPVYPELVPEPTIEDVEERIAAGFLLCGDPDEVLEQVKRYDEIGCDQVSFGLPIQLSHEVCLETIRLFGAHVIPKLDKDPLHRSTRQRIEYGGPLEMTPDPLYDVPRPEEYR
- a CDS encoding NADPH:quinone oxidoreductase family protein: MKAWVVEGTGVPGEVLRLIDKPVPDLREGTFLMEVGAVGVGLPDVFMCKGTYPLAPKEGSFTSGQEVCGTVVQAGDGVELEPGQQVMTVTSFQTGDGGFAEQCLGLGHSWFTVPDSMDDAAAAGFLIPYHTAWIGLVRRGGLAAAETLLVLGAAGGTGAAACSLGAALGARVIAVAGGPERCEAAAGFGAHQTVDHREGDIAAAVMELTDGRGVDMVYDPVGGDAYTAATRCVARDARIVLIGFASGEWAPVNVRHVVQRNYSVVGAIPARYSREERQADHRELSALWDAGSINSVVTASYRFEELPEAMAALESREVIGRVVLDLSSG
- a CDS encoding enoyl-CoA hydratase-related protein, whose amino-acid sequence is MADRYGLETIATGLDSGVLTATLNRPDRGNGLNKQMHLDLRDLYRRIAEDSDVRTVVLTGAGRSFCVGADFAVMEENLETGYPEGRPDLLDDGIDIARGALRVRQPMVAAVNGHAIGLGASLALFCDVVYMSDAARIGDPHVNAGLVAGDGGAVLWPLLVGLNRAKELLMTGDLLVADQAERFGLVNHVVPADEVLASAVAMAQRLAAGPRHAIEFNKRLCNKELEDRVNRLYDLAFALEAITFDTDDHREAVDAFLNKRTPNFDRGDKG
- a CDS encoding NIPSNAP family containing protein, which translates into the protein MANHKLYIHEFIDIIGHNRANYMHHMTANWSPIAQDERDQLCYGVWAIVGTTRGWPQVLNLWEEDGWDGMATSFRLECQGAGAQDPKLAKWWAQAANYRRSGTDRLLVPAPWTRTIEELCADGVTGECYAHEQVSLKRGASAEFLERVRTDAVAAYEPFGWELAGAWETAMVADDEAFLLWAIPTWGAWAEFEKAQRTDQGLAQWRAAVDDLVEGWHRFLLVDAPLSPFRTGRQPARGDRIDYEDL
- a CDS encoding amidohydrolase family protein; protein product: MAATRDQIRVIDVDTHLTEPHDLWSSRAPADYVDRLPKVADVDGRPHWVLDGETLGFATASGVVRPDGSKALGTEFMGWTIDEVHPGAYDMDARVEVMDQIGIHAQIIYPNLAGFGSQKFGQIEDVELKRLCVSVYNDAMAEIQENSGERLFPMGLIPWWDIEGSLAEAERIVGLGLRGLVMCSDPQLRGLPDLGEEAWRPLWEFCCDHELPVNFHIGASESSMGWFGTSPWPSQGDDQKLAIGSAMMYLTNARVLANLIFSGVLERHPTLKIVSVESGVGWIPFVLESLDYQMDQLTTDVQAQFSLSPSEYFRRQMYGCYWFEDLSPDKLINQIGPDNVLFETDFPHPTCLYPFGLEQASNALADVDDDVARKVLQDNAAKLYKIAV
- a CDS encoding ATP-binding cassette domain-containing protein, with the translated sequence MGEFIQLLVSGAIAGSIYSLIAAGLTLSYTSTGIFNLAYGGIAYTSAMLYFQLINALGIESLGMRLLSFFLVVLVFCPLLGQLLNVAVFRPLARANDAAKVMATIGILVALPALTDLLVDLGTKTWDWGLQSTDYVFLTPGVWKVPSETWPYDLDVVGLDGIRLLISSNQWTVLVVAAVVAVALWALMRHTRIGLQMRAVVDRPDLAGLRGVSESFTSSAAWIIGTMLAGLAGVIGAPVFNSLESNQYNVFMFIATAAAVVGGLRSIPLAFAGGVALGVVTSLVGRYATFAQDIRGFESSVPFVVLLVGLLFMARERTRRSGVVADAPPATVYTDDLPAWRVQLPWVLGAAFIVLQVFVFADKFWLGLWVTGLAFGLVFMSWVLLTGLGGMVSLAQAAFVTMAAMTAGLILDKTGLPFIPALIVAVIIAGVLGVIVALPALRLGGLPLALATLALAFMSERVLFEWSWFKNGQGTKGWDIPRPQLGPFDFQDTKSLAVLLVILVLAAAWLVRNLQRSVTGRAIIAVRNSEPAAATSGHSIVRTKLAVFALSALLAGFGGVFFATFIGNVTPFTATTQAGLFWLAVVILVGIRRPGAAVMAGIMVAASGHTFGKGWHWDWMESWHVVLVASVFGAAALATAVRDRQVGLPFSPPILGVLAVLAFICLARVYSWYPIDWDGFDQYDEARNITAFMFGLGAMQLAREPDGILAFTAAQNRVRRDAWRRRLAVWRGEVWVDDASPVPERVPATPAVDSVKSDAPEPAEEMGDQYVGDHPPALELVNVRASYGLVEALHGIDLSVPRGEITALLGPNGAGKSTTCAVASGLLPATHGTVRLDGEDITALRSHRRARRGVVLAPEARGIFSGLTVRENMQLWLSNPEDRELCCDRFPILGERQNQLAGNLSGGEQQILTLAPLLAHPPEVLIADEPSLGLAPLIVNQILELFIEFKERGVALLLVEEKARDVLEIADSVAFISLGHITWHGPRSEVDHDQLDAAYLGEATSTSD
- a CDS encoding ABC transporter substrate-binding protein, encoding MKKSLLYKLLALLAALTLVVAACGNDDDDDGAASPAPEATEAPMEDDDDHEHEDDGDHEHEDDGDHEHEDDGDHEHEDDGDHEHEDDGDHEHEDDGDHEHEEDEEPMDDGEMATSRTWGAFTYEIDFEPSTRGVSDDTVRLGAMTQDALYGGFTDGIDARLGRANRDGELPGGRQVELVQYVDDGSDPQANFEGARSMVENDEVFGIMVTSAVSLPQTTDYLAENQVPFTGWGFMPGFCAPNDWGFGFNGCLSGYAFGVEGADPLVSVQNIWYDFFGTEDIQVGIFNSDDDAGRAGHALYETLWAGKLAFNDFVPTQTAGGITDSTRFVNTVLEHNPDLVILSTDFAGAITLKASIAASGYEGPVADYLTYVPGLPGSSPDLGQALEGGYAVTQVPPVEDSSQPAIQQLLADYEAVGAFPGFGSLVGYWSADLMIQMIAAAGEDLNTASFYQAVNIDGFETTQQSGGLGSVKWPADHVIAPDCTGMVQVVDAEYAVAYDFVCYGDPDR